One Halarcobacter ebronensis genomic window carries:
- a CDS encoding 5-formyltetrahydrofolate cyclo-ligase, giving the protein MERDHKSDFRKSCIKRLEFTSQFLKFSKEKKTVEKLKNIIEKYKANSILLYIPVGMEVNVFPLINYLRKRQKKVFVPFMVEDSFKLVRYRLPLETKKFKIKEPANSFCIDNRIDLAIVPVVGVDKECKRVGFGKGMYDRFFDRLKYRPIIVFTQLTLCKTEKTLTDKYDIQADYIITD; this is encoded by the coding sequence ATGGAAAGAGATCACAAGAGTGATTTTAGGAAATCGTGTATTAAAAGATTAGAGTTTACAAGCCAGTTTTTAAAGTTTAGCAAAGAGAAAAAAACAGTAGAAAAATTAAAAAACATTATAGAAAAATATAAAGCAAATAGTATTTTGTTATATATTCCAGTGGGTATGGAAGTTAATGTTTTTCCATTGATAAATTATTTAAGAAAGAGACAAAAAAAGGTATTTGTCCCTTTTATGGTTGAGGACAGTTTTAAATTAGTAAGATATAGGTTGCCACTTGAGACTAAAAAGTTCAAGATAAAAGAACCCGCAAATTCATTTTGTATAGATAATAGAATAGACCTTGCAATAGTTCCTGTTGTAGGGGTTGATAAAGAGTGCAAAAGAGTTGGTTTTGGCAAAGGGATGTACGATAGGTTTTTTGATAGATTAAAGTACAGACCAATAATAGTTTTTACTCAGCTAACTTTATGTAAAACAGAAAAGACTCTAACTGATAAGTACGATATTCAAGCCGATTATATTATTACAGATTAA
- a CDS encoding TlpA family protein disulfide reductase: MQFKKLTFLLILIILVVTGCDSKKETVVKEQTKFQISSQLAPQLTLEKNDIGIDFKELKGKVILLNFFATWCPPCKAEIPHLIRLKDKYKDNFEIVALNMGEENGTLSPQEKVNAFINDYMINYHVSNSKENFKISDIMGNVRVIPTMFLFDTTGKIVQKYVGIVPEEMMETDIKKALGI; this comes from the coding sequence ATGCAGTTTAAAAAATTGACATTTTTGTTAATTTTAATAATTTTAGTGGTTACTGGATGTGACTCTAAAAAAGAGACAGTAGTAAAAGAGCAAACAAAGTTTCAAATAAGCTCACAACTTGCTCCACAATTAACTTTAGAAAAAAATGATATAGGTATTGATTTTAAAGAGTTAAAAGGTAAAGTTATTTTACTTAATTTTTTTGCAACTTGGTGCCCACCTTGTAAAGCAGAGATTCCCCATTTAATAAGACTAAAAGATAAATATAAAGATAATTTTGAGATTGTTGCACTTAATATGGGTGAAGAGAATGGGACACTTTCTCCCCAAGAAAAGGTTAATGCTTTTATAAATGATTATATGATTAATTATCATGTTTCAAATAGTAAAGAGAACTTCAAAATTTCTGATATTATGGGGAATGTAAGAGTTATCCCTACCATGTTTCTTTTTGATACAACAGGAAAAATTGTTCAAAAGTATGTGGGAATTGTTCCAGAAGAGATGATGGAAACAGACATAAAAAAAGCATTAGGAATATAA
- the ftsY gene encoding signal recognition particle-docking protein FtsY, with the protein MFGFLKKGNEKQKSEDIIKEEDNSGFFSKALSKTFENIKAVVPQKKEKISFDEIEELLIEADMEYEIIEKAMDGLPEYITRKQLRHRLVMLFEHAPDVDLSNLPKPFVRLIIGVNGAGKTTTIAKLANKSKKEGKSVILGAGDTFRAAAIEQLSTWANKLNVPIIKTQQGHDASAVAYDTISSAIAKNIDNVIIDTAGRLQTQTNLSNELKKIVKVCSKAMSDAPHQKLMILDGTQGNSAIAQARAFNEMVGIDGIIVTKLDGTAKGGALFSISNQLEVPIFYIGIGESAEDLIEFSPDEFVDSLLNEIYTEEK; encoded by the coding sequence ATGTTTGGCTTTTTGAAAAAAGGAAATGAAAAGCAAAAGAGCGAAGATATTATAAAAGAAGAGGATAATAGTGGTTTTTTTTCAAAAGCCTTATCAAAAACCTTTGAAAATATAAAAGCTGTAGTTCCACAAAAAAAAGAGAAAATATCTTTTGATGAGATTGAAGAGCTGTTAATTGAAGCAGATATGGAATACGAAATAATAGAAAAAGCTATGGATGGACTTCCTGAGTATATTACAAGAAAACAGTTAAGACACAGACTTGTAATGCTTTTTGAACATGCTCCAGATGTTGATTTGTCAAATCTTCCAAAACCCTTTGTAAGACTTATTATTGGAGTTAATGGGGCAGGAAAAACAACAACAATAGCAAAACTTGCAAACAAAAGCAAAAAAGAGGGAAAATCTGTTATTCTTGGAGCTGGAGACACTTTTAGAGCAGCAGCAATTGAACAACTATCAACTTGGGCAAATAAACTAAATGTTCCTATTATAAAGACTCAACAAGGACATGATGCAAGTGCAGTTGCATATGATACTATCTCTTCTGCTATTGCAAAAAATATTGATAATGTAATAATAGATACAGCAGGACGACTTCAAACGCAAACAAACCTAAGTAATGAACTTAAAAAGATTGTAAAAGTATGTAGTAAAGCAATGAGTGATGCACCTCATCAAAAATTAATGATTTTAGATGGAACACAAGGGAACTCAGCAATAGCACAAGCTCGTGCTTTTAATGAAATGGTTGGAATTGATGGAATAATAGTTACTAAACTTGATGGAACTGCAAAAGGTGGTGCTCTATTTTCTATTTCAAACCAACTTGAAGTTCCAATTTTTTATATTGGTATTGGAGAGAGTGCGGAAGATTTGATTGAATTTAGCCCAGATGAGTTTGTAGATAGCTTGCTTAATGAAATCTATACAGAAGAGAAATAA
- a CDS encoding cache domain-containing protein: MKIINRWIFIILIFTALLLSFIFYQLTLVNKTHNLINRLENALTTTRYLFEEQKRYALSLSILLSEDKEILDSFVKHNRAESFDIVNRKIVLLKKLQNSQIDVQMHNSDLTTYIRSWNFSIKDVPLESFRYGIVKVHKDKKPSVSIELGKRLNIKAISPLIKDDKMIGSLEVIIGFDYLENELKQRGLDTFILLQNRYLNIADTLTNNIKIGNFTLVNDKNKEIAALSKIDISKLKDYGYFTSDDKAFSYFSIYSFNREKLAYIIVSLSNKDNISIYNSYEKDRTIRDKGVIIE, from the coding sequence TTGAAGATTATAAATCGTTGGATATTTATTATATTAATTTTTACTGCTCTTCTTTTATCTTTTATCTTTTATCAATTAACTTTAGTTAATAAAACTCACAATTTAATAAACAGACTTGAAAATGCTCTAACAACAACTAGGTATCTCTTTGAAGAGCAAAAAAGATATGCCCTATCTTTATCTATTTTGTTATCTGAAGACAAAGAGATTTTGGATAGTTTTGTTAAACATAATAGAGCAGAGAGCTTTGATATTGTAAATAGAAAAATTGTTCTTTTAAAAAAACTTCAAAATAGCCAAATAGATGTACAAATGCACAATAGTGATCTTACTACATATATTAGAAGTTGGAACTTCTCTATAAAAGATGTTCCTTTAGAGAGTTTTAGATATGGGATTGTAAAAGTTCACAAAGATAAAAAACCTAGTGTCTCTATAGAGCTTGGGAAAAGATTAAATATAAAAGCTATCTCTCCTTTGATTAAAGATGACAAAATGATTGGTTCATTGGAGGTTATTATTGGTTTTGACTATTTGGAAAATGAGCTTAAACAAAGAGGTTTAGATACTTTTATTCTGCTTCAAAACAGATATCTAAATATTGCAGATACTTTAACAAATAATATAAAAATAGGTAATTTTACTTTAGTTAATGACAAAAACAAAGAGATTGCAGCTTTAAGTAAAATCGATATTTCAAAACTAAAAGATTATGGTTATTTTACAAGCGATGACAAAGCCTTTAGCTATTTTTCCATCTACTCTTTCAACCGAGAAAAGCTTGCATATATTATTGTCTCTTTATCAAATAAAGATAATATATCAATATATAACTCCTATGAAAAAGATAGAACAATACGTGATAAAGGGGTGATAATAGAATGA
- a CDS encoding response regulator transcription factor, with protein MNILLLEDDFDYKNSIKEYLQTLGYAIDDFENGNDAYDAIYEKNYHLLILDIRVPGLSGYEIVKNLRAENNNIPVIFITSLTDINNLSMGYELGCNDYIKKPFSPKELKYRIEQVIKSFYFTLSENRIKLNDDFFYDTSSRQLYKNEEIMNLTKKEQEIIFLLISNKNCFVSIEQLRCDIWNEKYMNEADIRVFIKNIRDKTSKELIETKRGLGYKIARTN; from the coding sequence ATGAATATACTTCTACTTGAAGATGATTTTGACTATAAAAATAGTATAAAAGAGTACTTGCAAACTTTAGGATATGCTATTGATGATTTTGAAAATGGCAATGATGCTTATGACGCAATTTATGAAAAAAACTACCATCTTCTTATTTTGGATATTAGAGTTCCTGGATTAAGTGGTTATGAAATAGTAAAAAATCTAAGAGCAGAAAACAACAATATTCCTGTTATCTTTATTACTTCTCTTACAGATATAAATAACCTTAGTATGGGATATGAACTAGGATGTAATGATTATATAAAAAAGCCTTTTTCTCCCAAAGAACTAAAGTATAGAATTGAACAAGTTATAAAATCTTTCTATTTCACTTTAAGTGAAAATAGGATTAAACTAAATGATGATTTTTTCTATGATACCTCTTCTAGACAACTATATAAAAATGAAGAGATTATGAACCTTACTAAAAAAGAGCAAGAGATTATATTTTTACTAATTAGCAATAAAAACTGCTTTGTAAGTATTGAGCAACTAAGATGTGATATCTGGAACGAAAAGTATATGAATGAAGCCGATATTAGAGTCTTTATAAAAAATATAAGAGATAAAACCTCAAAAGAACTTATAGAAACAAAACGTGGATTAGGTTATAAAATTGCAAGAACTAATTAA
- a CDS encoding sensor histidine kinase yields MQELINKNHLIKISVWYSLFIIILIFVPSYFYTKSEIQNYKINQTNLVEQYALNIQRAIYDFNRSKNDIFFFPKSFNINAYIYDSKEELIYSTSNIKLENRNIISKKYLLNENRLDAKKLIVEKSFNLNEVYLKISILIISVGLFIFISAYLILKQTITPYKKANNYLDRFFNDAMHELKTPLGILQLNLELLEEKNSDLIEVKRSLNAVKNLQLTYEDIEYLMKQKRVSYTKENIDFTLFLRHRVEIFKSLAQAKSIKLNENIKENIKISINRIELQRVIDNTISNAIKYSNESSKINITLKKDSDYKAVLSIEDFGKGIKDKNKIFERYHREEEIKGGFGIGLNIVKHICKKNSIKIEVISQLDVGSTFTYYFS; encoded by the coding sequence TTGCAAGAACTAATTAATAAAAACCATCTAATCAAAATATCTGTATGGTATTCACTTTTTATAATAATACTTATTTTTGTACCTTCATACTTCTATACAAAAAGCGAAATTCAAAACTATAAAATAAATCAAACAAATTTAGTTGAACAGTATGCTTTAAATATACAAAGGGCAATTTATGATTTTAATCGTTCTAAAAATGATATTTTTTTCTTTCCAAAATCATTTAATATAAACGCTTATATATATGACTCTAAAGAGGAGTTAATCTATTCAACATCAAATATAAAATTAGAAAATAGAAATATAATCAGCAAAAAGTATCTGCTTAATGAAAATAGACTTGATGCAAAAAAACTTATAGTGGAGAAGAGTTTCAATTTGAATGAAGTTTATCTTAAAATCTCAATACTAATAATAAGTGTTGGTCTTTTTATCTTTATTAGTGCCTATTTAATACTTAAACAAACCATTACTCCATATAAAAAAGCAAATAACTATTTGGATAGATTTTTTAATGATGCAATGCATGAACTAAAAACACCTTTGGGGATTCTACAACTAAATCTTGAACTACTTGAAGAGAAAAACAGTGACTTAATTGAAGTAAAAAGATCTTTAAATGCTGTAAAAAATCTGCAACTAACCTATGAAGATATTGAATATTTGATGAAACAAAAAAGAGTCTCTTATACAAAAGAAAATATTGATTTCACCCTATTTTTAAGACATAGGGTTGAGATATTTAAAAGTCTTGCCCAAGCAAAAAGTATAAAACTAAATGAAAACATAAAAGAGAATATAAAAATATCAATAAATAGAATTGAGCTTCAAAGGGTAATTGATAATACAATATCAAATGCAATCAAATACTCAAATGAGTCTTCTAAAATCAATATTACTCTTAAAAAAGACAGTGATTATAAAGCTGTTTTATCAATTGAAGATTTTGGAAAAGGGATAAAAGACAAAAATAAAATCTTTGAAAGATATCATAGGGAAGAGGAGATAAAAGGTGGTTTTGGAATTGGGCTTAATATAGTTAAACATATTTGTAAAAAAAACAGTATCAAAATTGAAGTAATTTCACAACTAGATGTCGGATCAACCTTCACTTATTATTTTTCTTAA
- a CDS encoding c-type cytochrome yields MKALISMLILASFACMLQANQAPKEYPTGEVGRLVKLGEDIVANTDTHPLTKDFVGNKLQCKSCHLKGADGKVGTGEGVSSWVGTAATFPAWSKREKTVQTLQDRSNNCFMRSMNGKRLIIDSEASIAIAAYITWLSEGTTIKMNEKGPWSEHNTKLYPKNVKKFNAIQKKATHQNYLAGQEIYAQKCATCHGTTGAGIPGAFPPLWGKDANGKWLSYNTGAGMSKLDKAAAWVQSNMPLGQGNSLTDQETADVVLYMNAQERAPFDLKEHLLPKEEAGVYNSKVFEEKHTVESNFKILGLDLKQIKNGK; encoded by the coding sequence ATGAAAGCTTTAATTTCGATGCTAATTTTAGCTTCTTTTGCCTGTATGTTACAAGCAAATCAAGCACCAAAAGAGTATCCAACTGGTGAAGTGGGAAGACTTGTTAAACTAGGTGAAGATATAGTTGCTAATACTGACACACATCCATTAACAAAAGATTTTGTAGGTAACAAACTTCAATGTAAAAGCTGTCACTTAAAAGGTGCAGATGGAAAAGTTGGAACAGGAGAAGGTGTTTCTAGTTGGGTAGGAACTGCTGCAACATTTCCAGCATGGTCAAAAAGAGAAAAAACTGTTCAAACACTGCAAGATAGATCAAATAACTGTTTCATGAGAAGTATGAATGGTAAAAGACTTATTATTGATAGTGAAGCAAGTATAGCTATAGCTGCGTATATTACTTGGTTATCTGAAGGTACTACAATAAAAATGAATGAGAAAGGACCTTGGAGTGAACACAATACTAAACTCTATCCAAAAAATGTAAAAAAATTTAATGCTATTCAGAAAAAAGCAACACACCAAAATTATCTTGCTGGTCAAGAAATTTATGCACAAAAATGTGCTACTTGTCATGGTACAACTGGTGCAGGTATTCCTGGAGCATTCCCTCCTCTATGGGGTAAAGACGCAAATGGAAAATGGCTAAGTTATAATACTGGAGCAGGAATGAGCAAACTTGACAAGGCTGCTGCTTGGGTACAATCAAATATGCCTTTAGGTCAAGGTAATAGCTTAACTGATCAAGAGACTGCTGATGTTGTTTTATATATGAATGCACAAGAGAGAGCTCCTTTTGATTTAAAAGAGCACTTACTTCCAAAAGAAGAAGCTGGAGTATATAACTCAAAAGTATTTGAAGAGAAACATACAGTTGAAAGTAATTTCAAAATCCTAGGACTTGATTTAAAACAAATTAAAAATGGTAAATAG
- a CDS encoding helix-turn-helix domain-containing protein — translation MKKISYDELIEIKNEIAHPFSRKISIANVKKQFGKGTLVKYDFGNGLAIYVRQFVLNQDIILSEESFIPGACFIFNLGEELEFSYKDKKKHLLNKNHFFIELASNEFYCETPLKMGKQYISYFIGIKNDLFLKLSNSISDIEIHMKKAFDNSYYILKELKNDTVQIELLENYKNKNHFEDTLKSIYLESKTMDLLHYSIQKTAKILNNSNKVNYDENRISSLERAKEIIFNEYNKNLSIKEISYRSAINQCYLKKDFKEYFGLTVYAMIQKRRLEVSKQLLQNDLEVKEVALKVGYKHSGNFIKIFQKHFGISPSKYKKTTFVK, via the coding sequence ATGAAAAAAATCAGCTATGATGAATTAATAGAAATCAAAAATGAAATTGCTCATCCTTTTTCAAGAAAAATATCTATTGCTAATGTAAAAAAACAATTTGGCAAAGGAACACTGGTAAAATATGACTTTGGAAATGGTCTTGCTATATATGTTCGGCAATTTGTATTAAACCAAGACATAATTCTAAGTGAAGAGAGCTTTATTCCAGGAGCTTGCTTTATTTTTAACTTAGGGGAAGAACTTGAATTTTCATACAAAGATAAAAAAAAACACCTTTTAAATAAAAACCATTTTTTCATTGAATTAGCATCTAATGAATTTTATTGTGAAACTCCACTAAAAATGGGAAAGCAATATATAAGTTACTTCATAGGAATAAAAAATGATTTATTCTTAAAACTTAGTAATTCTATTTCAGACATAGAAATACACATGAAAAAAGCATTTGACAATAGTTATTACATCTTAAAAGAGTTAAAAAATGATACTGTTCAAATTGAACTACTAGAAAATTATAAAAATAAAAACCATTTTGAAGATACTTTAAAAAGTATTTACCTTGAATCAAAAACTATGGATTTACTTCATTATTCAATCCAAAAAACTGCAAAAATATTAAATAATTCCAATAAAGTTAATTATGATGAAAACAGAATAAGCTCTCTTGAAAGAGCAAAAGAGATTATTTTTAATGAATACAATAAAAACTTATCAATAAAAGAGATTTCATACCGATCTGCAATAAATCAATGTTATTTGAAAAAAGATTTTAAAGAGTACTTTGGGCTCACTGTTTATGCAATGATTCAAAAAAGAAGACTTGAAGTATCAAAACAGCTATTACAAAATGATTTAGAAGTTAAAGAAGTAGCTCTAAAAGTTGGATATAAACACTCAGGAAATTTCATTAAAATATTTCAAAAACACTTTGGAATTTCCCCAAGTAAATATAAAAAAACGACATTCGTTAAATAA
- a CDS encoding TonB-dependent siderophore receptor: protein MRNKSLQKTISFAVSSLLITSLNLFANEKENKSKKIDSVTIIAKESSNYLNKDKTSINRSNIELEDMSKSIQLFNQEYIEDAQSQNIEDIIKMSSNTVYTGDTDGKSTNISMRGFSGVPILIDGLKITNKTAHPEVFNFETVEIQKGPDSLQYGTSSPGGIVNLVTKKPIKDFAGKIELEVSDNPSITPKLDVGGSLNEDKSLYFRLLSTLEHNEGWTNSNTDTNKAFIAPSLSYDINDNNTITFVSEYSNEKGPTTFGTNVNSKGDLVAPIENLASHPDEEFEKTQKMIGFDVDSIYSSWNSNFKYRYIKHIRDYGNVYLPLLYNESTNSVTRFPAQQRQEFSENLLQYTLNKEFSLFKFKNNLSVGTDYNKAYSQTTSRVVMDPFVIDLANPDYEDRIVSVDEYSTIRDMSGDKTYVETWGSFIQDNINISENLIMNVGLRYSESKPQDGLKSNALTPSFGLVYKINPTTSIYASYSESFSPNSVTDKDGKILDPEEGIGYEMGIKKKLYNDNMLLTAAIFKIEKENIALSDDTTINTTDYVASGEQSSRGIELDLTGNITDNLSIVASYGYTSTENKQENNLQLRNIPKHTANIFTTYNLSSFNLPNYYIGGGARYIGTRYGDDANTIKFDSEIIYNATIGYKKGNWQASLSIQNLTDEEYVDGSASGTTSDTRVYVGTPRTILAKVSYRF from the coding sequence ATGAGAAACAAATCATTACAAAAAACTATTTCATTTGCTGTTTCATCGCTACTAATTACAAGCTTAAATTTATTTGCAAATGAAAAAGAAAATAAATCTAAAAAAATCGATTCTGTGACAATTATTGCTAAAGAATCATCAAACTATCTTAATAAAGATAAAACATCAATCAATAGATCAAATATTGAGTTGGAAGATATGTCAAAATCTATTCAATTATTTAATCAAGAATATATTGAAGATGCACAATCACAAAATATTGAAGATATTATAAAAATGTCTTCAAATACTGTTTATACAGGTGATACAGATGGTAAATCAACAAATATTTCAATGAGAGGATTCTCAGGAGTTCCAATATTAATTGATGGTTTAAAAATAACAAATAAAACTGCACACCCAGAAGTTTTCAATTTTGAAACAGTTGAGATACAAAAAGGACCAGACTCTCTTCAATATGGAACATCAAGTCCAGGTGGAATTGTAAACCTTGTAACAAAAAAACCAATTAAAGATTTTGCAGGAAAAATTGAACTAGAAGTATCAGATAATCCATCTATTACTCCTAAACTAGATGTGGGAGGAAGTTTAAATGAAGATAAATCACTATATTTTAGATTACTTTCAACTTTAGAACATAATGAAGGTTGGACAAATAGCAATACAGATACAAATAAAGCATTTATTGCTCCAAGCTTATCTTATGATATAAATGATAACAATACCATAACTTTTGTTAGTGAATATTCAAATGAAAAAGGGCCGACTACCTTTGGTACAAATGTGAACAGTAAAGGTGACCTTGTAGCTCCAATTGAAAACTTGGCATCCCATCCAGATGAAGAGTTTGAAAAAACTCAAAAAATGATTGGCTTTGATGTGGATAGTATCTATTCATCTTGGAACTCAAATTTTAAATATAGATATATTAAGCATATAAGAGATTATGGAAATGTTTATTTACCTCTATTATACAATGAATCTACAAATAGTGTGACAAGATTCCCAGCCCAACAAAGACAAGAATTTTCTGAAAATCTATTGCAATACACTCTAAACAAAGAGTTCTCTTTATTTAAATTTAAAAACAATTTAAGTGTAGGAACAGATTACAATAAGGCATATTCTCAAACAACCTCAAGAGTTGTAATGGATCCATTTGTAATAGATTTAGCAAACCCAGATTATGAAGATAGAATAGTAAGTGTAGATGAATACAGTACAATCAGAGATATGTCTGGGGATAAAACTTATGTAGAAACTTGGGGCTCTTTTATTCAAGATAATATTAATATATCTGAAAATTTAATAATGAATGTAGGATTAAGATATAGCGAATCAAAACCTCAGGATGGATTAAAAAGTAATGCATTAACTCCTTCATTTGGTTTGGTTTACAAAATAAACCCAACAACATCGATTTATGCAAGCTATTCCGAATCATTCTCACCAAATAGTGTGACGGATAAAGATGGAAAAATCCTTGATCCAGAAGAGGGAATTGGTTATGAAATGGGAATAAAAAAGAAGCTATATAACGACAATATGTTATTAACCGCTGCAATTTTTAAAATTGAAAAAGAGAATATTGCTTTATCAGATGATACTACAATAAATACAACTGACTATGTGGCTAGCGGAGAGCAATCAAGTAGAGGCATAGAGTTAGACTTAACAGGAAATATTACAGATAACTTATCAATTGTAGCTTCATATGGATATACAAGTACAGAGAATAAACAAGAAAACAATCTTCAATTAAGGAATATTCCTAAACATACAGCTAATATATTTACAACATATAACCTTAGCTCATTTAATTTACCAAACTATTACATTGGTGGAGGAGCAAGATATATTGGAACGAGATACGGAGATGATGCAAATACAATAAAATTTGATTCTGAAATTATTTATAATGCTACAATTGGATATAAAAAAGGAAATTGGCAAGCTTCTTTAAGTATTCAAAATTTAACAGATGAAGAATATGTAGATGGTTCAGCTTCAGGTACTACAAGTGATACAAGAGTTTATGTAGGAACACCAAGAACTATTTTGGCAAAAGTTAGTTACCGATTTTAA
- a CDS encoding alanine--tRNA ligase-related protein produces MSEKIFWIEPYKTELDSIVLTIQDDKVELAQTIFYAQSGGQESDAGTINNIPVIKAEKKDDTIIYTLACKPNFKVGDKVHTSIDWKRRYQLMKLHFAAELVLELFYKEYENIQKIGAHL; encoded by the coding sequence ATGAGTGAAAAGATATTTTGGATAGAGCCTTATAAAACAGAATTGGATTCTATAGTATTGACTATACAAGATGATAAAGTAGAATTGGCACAAACAATTTTTTATGCACAATCAGGTGGTCAAGAGAGTGATGCTGGAACTATAAACAATATACCTGTTATTAAAGCTGAAAAAAAGGATGATACTATAATTTATACCCTTGCTTGTAAACCAAATTTTAAAGTAGGGGATAAGGTTCATACAAGTATAGATTGGAAACGAAGATATCAACTTATGAAGTTGCATTTTGCGGCAGAACTGGTTTTAGAACTGTTTTATAAAGAGTATGAAAACATTCAGAAAATTGGAGCACATCTCTGA
- a CDS encoding YqiA/YcfP family alpha/beta fold hydrolase, whose translation MILYIHGFGSSGFGGKATLFRDYFEDEVITPSLSYVPVLAIDTLEQIIELLLSKGESVGLVGSSLGGYYSIYLANKYDLKAVLINPAVYAYKTLDKVGMAINYYDGTTFEITQEHLKSLKSFEVKEIKNQENFMTLLQTDDEVLDYSEAAKKLSQSGLIIEEGGNHSFENIESYFRKIGKFLDL comes from the coding sequence ATGATTTTATATATTCATGGATTTGGAAGTAGTGGTTTTGGTGGTAAAGCTACTCTTTTTAGAGACTATTTTGAGGATGAAGTAATTACTCCATCACTATCTTATGTACCTGTTCTTGCTATTGATACTTTAGAGCAGATAATAGAACTTTTACTATCAAAAGGGGAGAGCGTTGGACTTGTTGGTTCTTCATTAGGTGGATACTATTCAATCTATTTAGCAAATAAATATGATTTGAAAGCTGTATTAATTAACCCAGCTGTTTATGCTTATAAAACATTAGACAAAGTGGGTATGGCAATAAACTATTATGATGGAACAACTTTTGAAATAACACAAGAACATCTAAAGAGTCTAAAATCTTTTGAAGTAAAAGAGATAAAAAATCAAGAAAACTTTATGACTCTTTTACAAACTGATGATGAAGTTTTAGATTACAGTGAAGCAGCTAAAAAATTGAGTCAAAGTGGATTAATAATAGAAGAGGGTGGTAATCACTCTTTTGAAAATATTGAGAGTTATTTTAGAAAGATAGGTAAATTCCTGGACTTATAA
- a CDS encoding ribonuclease HI, producing the protein MNKNIELFCDGSVDPKTNIGFGAFFIYNKDTQNQNINIKMFKETSSTKLELEVLLWALKEQEDGQCVKVYTDCQNILTLLDRREKLEKNSFLTSSKKELKNSELYKDFYRQNDRLELSFIKIKGHKKSSLKDSIDNLFNLVDKASRQALREFNEKEEK; encoded by the coding sequence TTGAATAAAAATATAGAACTTTTTTGTGATGGAAGTGTTGATCCTAAAACAAATATAGGGTTTGGAGCCTTTTTTATTTATAACAAAGATACACAAAATCAAAATATAAATATAAAAATGTTTAAAGAAACCTCTTCTACAAAGTTAGAATTAGAAGTTCTTCTTTGGGCTTTAAAAGAGCAAGAAGATGGACAATGTGTTAAAGTCTATACAGATTGCCAAAATATTCTAACTCTTTTGGATAGAAGAGAAAAGTTAGAAAAAAATAGTTTTTTAACAAGTAGTAAAAAAGAGTTAAAGAATAGTGAACTTTATAAAGATTTTTATAGACAAAATGATAGATTAGAACTCTCATTTATTAAAATAAAGGGACACAAAAAAAGTAGTTTAAAAGATAGTATTGATAACTTGTTTAATTTAGTAGATAAGGCTTCAAGACAAGCCTTAAGAGAATTTAATGAAAAAGAGGAAAAATGA